Genomic segment of Homo sapiens chromosome 15 genomic patch of type NOVEL, GRCh38.p14 PATCHES HSCHR15_9_CTG8:
TCCTGGATGCCCAAAGTTGTCTCCTGGCTCTTCTTCTATTTCTCTATAAtatctttgattaaaaaaaaaaaaaaaaaggctgggcgtggtggctccgcctgtaatcccagcactttgggaggccgaggcaggcggatcacctgaggtcgggagttcgagaccagcctgactaacatggagaaacccccatctctactaaaaatacaaaattagccaggcatggtggcgcatgcctgtaatcccagctactcaggaggctgaggcaggagaatcgcttgaacccaggaggcagaggttgcggtgagccgagattgtgccattgcactccagcctcggcaacaagagcgaaactctgtctcaaaaaaagaaagaaagaaagaaaaaactcagaaaaatgaaCAGATTCTTCcaagcttagcttccacttactcCCTCCCAAAACCTTTTGGACCCATGCTTCCTAGACTTACCTTTCCAAGAATCCCATCCCAGTCTCAGGACTCTGGGATCTCACATTGTTTCCTGGTAGGAACTGCCTTGAATTCTTTGTGGTTGTAGGCAGGGGCAAATGAGGTCTTGAGGAGGATCCCACTGTGAGATCCCACCAGGCTGTTGCATAGGCCTGATTAAATTAAACAAGCCTATATTGAGCACTGCTGTGTACAATCCATGAAGCTGGGTGAGATAGGTACGGAAAACAAGTGAggccgggcacattggctcacacctgtaatcccagcattttgggagggtgaggcgggcggatcatgaagtcaggagattgagaccattctggctaacacggtgaaaccccgtctctactaaaaatacaaaaaaaaaaaaaaaaagccaggcgtggtggcacgcacctgtagtcccagctactcaggagactgaggcaggagaatcacttgaacccgggaggcagaggttgcagtgagccgagattgggccactgcacttcatcctgggcgacagagtgagactctgtctcaaaaacaaaaacaagtactGAAAGCCCTCGCTGTGTCCAAGAGAAGTTTACAAGCTCTAGAtcattcttaactttttttttttttttttttttttttgagacaaagtctcacactgttgcctgggctggagtgcaatggcacgatctcggctcactgcaacctctgcctcctgggttcaagtgattctcctgcctaagcctcccgagtagctgggattacaggcacccaccaccacatcaggctaattttgtgcatttttagtagagacggggtttcactatgttggccaggctggtctcgaactcctgacctcatgatccgcccgcctcagcctcccaaagtgctggggttacaggcgtgagccactgcgcctggcctcattctttactttttaaaaattttcttgaggcaggatctcactctgttgcccaggctggagtgcagtggcactgtcatggctcactgcagccttcacctcttgagctcaagcgatcctcccacctcagccccacaataGCTGTGACTAGACGCGCGTCatcactcttggctaatttttttggtatcttttgtagagatgggtttttgccgtgttacccaggttggtctcaaactcttgggctcaagcaatctgcccacctcagcctcccaaagtgttgggtttataggcatgagccaccccacctggccattCATTTTCTTAAGCTTCCTAAGTTATGACTATAGGGGAAGGAACTATGTGCTGAGCTCCTGAAGTTTCCCTGGAAATACGATTAAGCCACCTGTGACCACCCTCCTGGGTGACATGACTTAGGCAGACTTTGCCCACCTGAGAGCACTTCCTTTCTTGGCCATGCTTGGCTGTCGTCTGGATTTCTGATGGGTCTGGTCTCCTTCTCAGCATTGCCTATGCCTTTCTCACCCTCTGCAGGTTCATGGAGTTTGAGGCTGAGGAGATGCAGATTCAGAACACACAGCTGATGAATGGGTCTCAGGGCCTGTCTCCTGCAACCCCTTTGAAACTTGATCCTCTAGGGCCCCTGGCCTCTGAGGTTTGCCAGCAGCCAGGTGAGGCTACCCAATTTTGACAGGAGCCGTGGGCCAAAGGCTCAAAGGGATGCATACAGAAGCCAGTCACAGATTAGAGAAGGCATAGCCCAGGCTCTGCCACTTTCCCTCTGGAGAGTGGCATTTGATATTCCAAACAGACCACCCCATAGGAGGCTGGGTTCTCAGGTTCCTTTTGCCCTGAACTAGGTATTGATCTTGGTGAAGTAAACTGACTACTCTCACCGAGACTCTAAATTCAGCACATAATACCTCACCTGCCTAAGAAATGGGGACTGGATTAGGGGGTTTCTTGGAATCTCAGGGATTCCAAAATTCCTCATACAGTGATTCTTAGACCCTCTAGGTCCTAAATCTCCCATGGCTGGCGCTTTTTCAGGTTGGCCCAATCCAGCCTGGAACCATTTCAATGTACCCAGATTGCTGAGCTTACAgagctgggaggcagaagctgtgGTTTCTGTGCTACTTCCCATTCTCCTGTCCATCTCTTCCCTTAGTGTACATTCCGAAGAAGGCAGCCTCCAAGACACGGGCCCCCCGCCGGCGTCAGCGTAAAGCCCAGAGACCTCCTGCTCCTGAGGCACCCAAGGAGATCCCACCAGAAGCTGTGAAGGAGTATGTTGACATCATGGAATGGCTGGTGGGGACTCACTTGGCCACTGGGGAGTCAGATGGAAAACAAGAGGAAGAagggcagcagcaggaggaggaagggatgtATCCAGATCCAGGTCTCCTGAGCTACATCAATGAGCTGTGTTCTCAGAAGGTCTTTGTCTCCAAGGTGAGCTGGGCCTGCACATCTTGTTTCTAGCAGATCCTTGGGGTGGGTACTCCCGGGAACTAATGATCTGGGGTTTGTCCAATGCAGTAGGACTTAGGTTTTATTCTATAACTGAgtaatgtgtgtgcatgcatcatCATGAGAATGTGTGTAGCCGGTGGTGGTCAGTTTACAATACCGGAGGGGTAAGAGGGGAGAGTTGGGGAGCTCTTAGTTTCTTCTGTAAAGCCCCTTGTTTCACAGGTTACCTGCTTACAGACTTACATCGCTTTTCCTTCTGTTATCCAGGTGGAGGCTGTCATTCACCCTCAATTTCTGGCAGATCTGCTGTccccagaaaaacagagagatCCCTTGGCCTTAATTGAGGAGCTAGAGCAAGAAGAAGGACTCACTCTTGCCCAGGTAAAACTGGGGTATAGGAAATATGAGAACGAGAAGCTTGCAAGATTTTATCTAACCCTACACTGTCGTGGGTGATATGGCTCTAGAGATGAACAGCTTCAGGATTGGGCTTCAGGTGCAGAACGAGTAGGTAGAGGGCTATGGAAACACAGGAAATGAGAATGTAAGGGCTCAAAGCATGGGAATAAGGCACAAGAAGGTGGGAAAGAGCTGCAGTATCTGTCTTTGCTACCATCGCTTAAACTACTTGCTTGCCTTCCTTGCCCTGCCCAAATACCGTCTTGTGCCACCCACTCAGCCACCTCTTTCACAACCACGTATAGAACTGactatttgttcatttctttcagcTGGTCCAGAAGCGACTCATGGCcttggaagaggaggaagatgcaGAGGCGCCTCCAAGTTTCAGTGGCGCTCAGTTGGACTCAAGTCCTTCTGGTTCTGTTGAGGATGAAGATGGGGATGGGCGGCTTCGGCCCTCACCTGGGCTTCAGGGGGCTGGGGGCGCCGCTTGCCTTGGAAAGGTTTCTTCTTCAGGAAAACGGGCAAGAGAAGTGCATGGTGGGCAGGAGCAAGCCCTAGATAGCCCCAGAGGGATGCACAGGGATGGGAACACTCTGCCatcccccagcagctgggacctgCAGCCAGAACTTGCAGCTCCACAGGGAACTCCGGGACCCTTGGGTGTGGAGAGGAGAGGGTCTGGGAAGGTTATAAACCAGGTATCTCTACATCAGGATGGCCATCTAGGAGGCGCTGGGCCTCCTGGGCACTGCCTGGTGGCTGATAGGACTTCAGAGGCTCTGCCCCTTTGTTGGCAGGGAGGCTTCCAGCCTGAGAGCACTCCCAGTTTGGATGCTGGACTTGCAGAGCTGGCTCCTCTGCAAGGACAAGGGTTAGAAAAGCAAGTCCTGGGATTGCAGAAAGGACAACAAACAGGGGGTCGTGGAGTGCTTCCTCAAGGGAAGGAGCCTTTAGCAGTGCCCTGGGAAGGCTCTTCAGGAGCCATGTGGGGAGATGACAGAGGTACCCCCATGGCTCAGAGTTATGATCAGAATCCTTCCCCTAGAGCAGCTGGGGAGAGGGACGATGTCTGtctcagcccaggagtttggctGAGCAGTGAGATGGATGCTGTAGGCTTGGAGCTGCCTGTACAAATAGAGGAGGTCATAGAGAGCTTCCAAGTTGAGAAGTGTGTAACTGAGTATCAGGAAGGCTGCCAGGGACTGGGCTCCAGGGGCAACATTTCCCTGGGTCCTGGAGAAACCCTAGTACCTGGGGATACGGAGAGCAGTGTGATTCCCTGTGGAGGCACAGTTGCGGCAGCTGCCCTAGAAAAGAGAAACTATTGCAGCTTGCCAGGACCTTTGAGGGCCAACAGCCCACCCTTGAGGTCCAAAGAAAATCAAGAACAGAGCTGTGAAACCGTAGGGCATCCCAGTGATCTGTGGGCAGAAGGTTGCTTCCCATTGCTAGAAAGTGGTGATTCCACACTGGGGTCTTCCAAAGAAACCCTTCCACCCACATGCCAAGGCAATCTCCTTATCATGGGGACTGAGGATGCCTCCTCCTTGCCTGAAGCCAGTCAAGAGGCAGGGAGCAGAGGCAATTCCTTTTCTCCTCTGTTGGAAACCATAGAACCTGTCAACATACTAGATGTTAAAGATGACTGTGGCCTCCAACTAAGGGTCAGCGAGGACACCTGCCCACTGAATGTTCATTCTTATGACCCCCAAGGAGAAGGCAGGGTGGATCCTGATCTGTCCAAGCCTAAAAACCTTGCTCCTTTACAAGAGAGTCAGGAGTCTTACACAACTGGGACTCCCAAAGCAACATCTTCTCACCAGGGCCTTGGAAGCACTTTGCCTAGAAGGGGAACCAGGAATGCCATAGTTCCGAGAGAAACTTCTGTTAGTAAAACACACAGGTCAGCAGACAGGgccaaaggaaaggagaaaaagaaaaaggaagcagaggaagaggatgaggaaCTCTCCAACTTTGCTTACCTCTTGGCCTCTAAACTTAGCCTCTCACCAAGGGAGCATCCCCTCAGTCCTCACCATGCCTCAGGAGGTCAGGGCAGCCAGAGAGCATCCCACCTGCTCCCTGCTGGAGCAAAAGGCCCCAGCAAACTTCCATATCCTGTTGCCAAGTCTGGGAAGCGAGCTCTAGCTGGAGGTCCAGCCCCTACTGAAAAGACACCCCACTCAGGAGCTCAACTTGGGGTCCCCAGGGAGAAACCCCTAGCTCTGGGAGTAGTTCGACCCTCACAGCCTCGTAAAAGGCGGTGTGACAGTTTTGTCACGGGCAGAAGGAAGAAACGACGTCGTAGCCAGTAGGGAGCAGCGGGACCATCTGACCCCACTTGCCAGTCCCTAAAGGTGGGTGCCCCAGAGTAGATTCCACCCCTGCTGCCCACCAATGGAGAATCCCAATGTTGAATCTCATCCCAATGTTGTTTTGTTGTTCTGCAAAAGTGGCAAGCATGGAGAGAGAGGTCAGACTGGCTAGGCTGCAGGGGGAATTACCTTTGGAAGGagctatatagaaaaaaaatgaataaagtgttTTGTTGGAAAATGCTCTCAGAGTGCCCTTTTTCTGTACTCGTGTCTTTGCTGCTAGATAGGGTTAAGATGCTATGAAGAAAGGCTGTAGGGGTAGTCTTAGATTCTACAAATCCATAAATCTTGTCTCCAGCCttatcttggctccctgcagcctcctcctggcAACAGACTGGCTCTCAGGCTGTGATAAGTCTCCAAACTGAGGAATCTCCAATGATCACATTATACATCCCCTCTTCACAAGCCTGGACTTGGTGTCAGGAAGGCTTATCTGGGCATCTTATAATTATCTGCCTCCCTTGAAGTCTATAGATAGAAAGATGCTTTTCTACCTGTTAGATCTCTGAGATAGagatctaattttctttcttctttttttgagacagggtctcgttctgtagCCTAAGctacagagtgcagtggcataacgatggcttattgcagcctcaacctcctgggcttagacaatcctcccagcttagcctcccaagtagctgggactacaggtgtgcaccagcatgtccagctaatttttctattttttttttttttttgtagaggtggggtttcaccacagcatccaggctggtcttgaactcctggcctcaagccatctgcctgccccaacctccccaagtgctgggattacaggcatgagctaccatgcccagcctaattttctaATTGTCCATAATTGTGTCTCTAGGGGGCCTTGTTTTCTTCCTTGAAAAGAGGCTGAACAGAAAGGACTTCAGTGTCCTTACTCATCTTGTGTCAGAGAAACCCTCCTGTGTAGCTGGTCTGACCTGCAGGGAGGAGGCCGGTTCCTTACTGACACAGCTCCTTGCTTCCACTAGGGGCGATGGAATCAAGTCTCAGTAGGATTATTAAATATGGAATGGTAGCAagctattttttaatctttaatgaGGACAGAGCAAGAGGGAATGGGCTGAAAAGAGGTTCACGAGGAAGTctgttaaaatgtacatatagGAGATGACAGCAGGAGGGAGGATATGGAACCTCAGTATGATTTCTGTGCAGGAAAGAGCCCTGTCCAAAGAGGAAGATTCATCCAGCTATGGCCAAGAGGACGAACCTTGGAAACATTTGTGATTTTCCAACGGGCGTCCTACAACCATTCATCCCTTTCCTTCCCAAGTAATGGTAACATCAATATGACtggacttcattttttttaatagatatagatatagatttatatttatatataaaatagttttttacaaaaaaatcaaccaaacaaaaaattaaaatcaacttaaaaaaacaacaaccaaacaacaataacaaaattcaAACAGGAGCAGAGATGGGGCTGAGGCATAGGGGAGGCCCCTAGCGCTGCCCTGAGGAGGAGGgggtgagaggctgaggcactcAGTCTCCCTTCTGCTTGGGTGCTTGCACAGTCCCATTGGCCAGAGCAGTGGGGTTGCCTGGGGATGAGGCATTTGGTGTCTGGGAGGTGCCTCGAGAGGTGTGTGGGGGGCGCAGGTAGGTGCTGAAGAGTTTCCCATAGAGTGGGTCATGGAGGGAGAAGTTCTGGAACTGACCTGGACAAATAAGAGATGGGGAAAAGTGAAAAGATCTAAGAACGAGAAGAGAATCTCCCTGCTTTTTTCTCAGAACTAAAACACCTTGTGCCTCTACTCTGTTTAACTTCTCAAATCCAGGTTCAggtcctctcttcctttctagcCTGTTCCTCCCAGCCTTACTTCTCATAGGTTCTGATCTCCAGCACTGGCCACTAACCCTTGTTCCCTCCCAGCCCAGTGCTTTCCTGGATGCTGATGGTGCCCCAAGTGCCCGTGTGGGGCTGAGA
This window contains:
- the NUTM1 gene encoding NUT family member 1 isoform 3 (isoform 3 is encoded by transcript variant 3; The RefSeq protein has 1 substitution compared to this genomic sequence), producing the protein MASDGASALPGPDMSMKPSAAPSPSPALPFLPPTSDPPDHPPREPPPQPIMPSVFSPDNPLMLSAFPSSLLVTGDGGPCLSGAGAGKVIVKVKTEGGSAEPSQTQNFILTQTALNSTAPGTPCGGLEGPAPPFVTASNVKTILPSKAVGVSQEGPPGLPPQPPPPVAQLVPIVPLEKAWPGPHGTTGEGGPVATLSKPSLGDRSKISKDVYENFRQWQRYKALARRHLSQSPDTEALSCFLIPVLRSLARLKPTMTLEEGLPLAVQEWEHTSNFDRMIFYEMAERFMEFEAEEMQIQNTQLMNGSQGLSPATPLKLDPLGPLASEVCQQPVYIPKKAASKTRAPRRRQRKAQRPPAPEAPKEIPPEAVKEYVDIMEWLVGTHLATGESDGKQEEEGQQQEEEGMYPDPGLLSYINELCSQKVFVSKVEAVIHPQFLADLLSPEKQRDPLALIEELEQEEGLTLAQLVQKRLMALEEEEDAEAPPSFSGAQLDSSPSGSVEDEDGDGRLRPSPGLQGAGGAACLGKVSSSGKRAREVHGGQEQALDSPRGMHRDGNTLPSPSSWDLQPELAAPQGTPGPLGVERRGSGKVINQVSLHQDGHLGGAGPPGHCLVADRTSEALPLCWQGGFQPESTPSLDAGLAELAPLQGQGLEKQVLGLQKGQQTGGRGVLPQGKEPLAVPWEGSSGAMWGDDRGTPMAQSYDQNPSPRAAGERDDVCLSPGVWLSSEMDAVGLELPVQIEEVIESFQVEKCVTEYQEGCQGLGSRGNISLGPGETLVPGDTESSVIPCGGTVAAAALEKRNYCSLPGPLRANSPPLRSKENQEQSCETVGHPSDLWAEGCFPLLESGDSTLGSSKETLPPTCQGNLLIMGTEDASSLPEASQEAGSRGNSFSPLLETIEPVNILDVKDDCGLQLRVSEDTCPLNVHSYDPQGEGRVDPDLSKPKNLAPLQESQESYTTGTPKATSSHQGLGSTLPRRGTRNAIVPRETSVSKTHRSADRAKGKEKKKKEAEEEDEELSNFAYLLASKLSLSPREHPLSPHHASGGQGSQRASHLLPAGAKGPSKLPYPVAKSGKRALAGGPAPTEKTPHSGAQLGVPREKPLALGVVRPSQPRKRRCDSFVTGRRKKRRRSQ
- the NUTM1 gene encoding NUT family member 1 isoform 1 (isoform 1 is encoded by transcript variant 1; The RefSeq protein has 1 substitution compared to this genomic sequence): MVVTLGPGPDCLILEASRQPQLVPKPERMASDGASALPGPDMSMKPSAAPSPSPALPFLPPTSDPPDHPPREPPPQPIMPSVFSPDNPLMLSAFPSSLLVTGDGGPCLSGAGAGKVIVKVKTEGGSAEPSQTQNFILTQTALNSTAPGTPCGGLEGPAPPFVTASNVKTILPSKAVGVSQEGPPGLPPQPPPPVAQLVPIVPLEKAWPGPHGTTGEGGPVATLSKPSLGDRSKISKDVYENFRQWQRYKALARRHLSQSPDTEALSCFLIPVLRSLARLKPTMTLEEGLPLAVQEWEHTSNFDRMIFYEMAERFMEFEAEEMQIQNTQLMNGSQGLSPATPLKLDPLGPLASEVCQQPVYIPKKAASKTRAPRRRQRKAQRPPAPEAPKEIPPEAVKEYVDIMEWLVGTHLATGESDGKQEEEGQQQEEEGMYPDPGLLSYINELCSQKVFVSKVEAVIHPQFLADLLSPEKQRDPLALIEELEQEEGLTLAQLVQKRLMALEEEEDAEAPPSFSGAQLDSSPSGSVEDEDGDGRLRPSPGLQGAGGAACLGKVSSSGKRAREVHGGQEQALDSPRGMHRDGNTLPSPSSWDLQPELAAPQGTPGPLGVERRGSGKVINQVSLHQDGHLGGAGPPGHCLVADRTSEALPLCWQGGFQPESTPSLDAGLAELAPLQGQGLEKQVLGLQKGQQTGGRGVLPQGKEPLAVPWEGSSGAMWGDDRGTPMAQSYDQNPSPRAAGERDDVCLSPGVWLSSEMDAVGLELPVQIEEVIESFQVEKCVTEYQEGCQGLGSRGNISLGPGETLVPGDTESSVIPCGGTVAAAALEKRNYCSLPGPLRANSPPLRSKENQEQSCETVGHPSDLWAEGCFPLLESGDSTLGSSKETLPPTCQGNLLIMGTEDASSLPEASQEAGSRGNSFSPLLETIEPVNILDVKDDCGLQLRVSEDTCPLNVHSYDPQGEGRVDPDLSKPKNLAPLQESQESYTTGTPKATSSHQGLGSTLPRRGTRNAIVPRETSVSKTHRSADRAKGKEKKKKEAEEEDEELSNFAYLLASKLSLSPREHPLSPHHASGGQGSQRASHLLPAGAKGPSKLPYPVAKSGKRALAGGPAPTEKTPHSGAQLGVPREKPLALGVVRPSQPRKRRCDSFVTGRRKKRRRSQ
- the NUTM1 gene encoding NUT family member 1 isoform 2 (isoform 2 is encoded by transcript variant 2; The RefSeq protein has 1 substitution compared to this genomic sequence), coding for MFQRSNQDLKLGPYRKFSALSYGASALPGPDMSMKPSAAPSPSPALPFLPPTSDPPDHPPREPPPQPIMPSVFSPDNPLMLSAFPSSLLVTGDGGPCLSGAGAGKVIVKVKTEGGSAEPSQTQNFILTQTALNSTAPGTPCGGLEGPAPPFVTASNVKTILPSKAVGVSQEGPPGLPPQPPPPVAQLVPIVPLEKAWPGPHGTTGEGGPVATLSKPSLGDRSKISKDVYENFRQWQRYKALARRHLSQSPDTEALSCFLIPVLRSLARLKPTMTLEEGLPLAVQEWEHTSNFDRMIFYEMAERFMEFEAEEMQIQNTQLMNGSQGLSPATPLKLDPLGPLASEVCQQPVYIPKKAASKTRAPRRRQRKAQRPPAPEAPKEIPPEAVKEYVDIMEWLVGTHLATGESDGKQEEEGQQQEEEGMYPDPGLLSYINELCSQKVFVSKVEAVIHPQFLADLLSPEKQRDPLALIEELEQEEGLTLAQLVQKRLMALEEEEDAEAPPSFSGAQLDSSPSGSVEDEDGDGRLRPSPGLQGAGGAACLGKVSSSGKRAREVHGGQEQALDSPRGMHRDGNTLPSPSSWDLQPELAAPQGTPGPLGVERRGSGKVINQVSLHQDGHLGGAGPPGHCLVADRTSEALPLCWQGGFQPESTPSLDAGLAELAPLQGQGLEKQVLGLQKGQQTGGRGVLPQGKEPLAVPWEGSSGAMWGDDRGTPMAQSYDQNPSPRAAGERDDVCLSPGVWLSSEMDAVGLELPVQIEEVIESFQVEKCVTEYQEGCQGLGSRGNISLGPGETLVPGDTESSVIPCGGTVAAAALEKRNYCSLPGPLRANSPPLRSKENQEQSCETVGHPSDLWAEGCFPLLESGDSTLGSSKETLPPTCQGNLLIMGTEDASSLPEASQEAGSRGNSFSPLLETIEPVNILDVKDDCGLQLRVSEDTCPLNVHSYDPQGEGRVDPDLSKPKNLAPLQESQESYTTGTPKATSSHQGLGSTLPRRGTRNAIVPRETSVSKTHRSADRAKGKEKKKKEAEEEDEELSNFAYLLASKLSLSPREHPLSPHHASGGQGSQRASHLLPAGAKGPSKLPYPVAKSGKRALAGGPAPTEKTPHSGAQLGVPREKPLALGVVRPSQPRKRRCDSFVTGRRKKRRRSQ
- the NUTM1 gene encoding NUT family member 1 isoform X1; this translates as MASDGASALPGPDMSMKPSAALSPSPALPFLPPTSDPPDHPPREPPPQPIMPSVFSPDNPLMLSAFPSSLLVTGDGGPCLSGAGAGKVIVKVKTEGGSAEPSQTQNFILTQTALNSTAPGTPCGGLEGPAPPFVTASNVKTILPSKAVGVSQEGPPGLPPQPPPPVAQLVPIVPLEKAWPGPHGTTGEGGPVATLSKPSLGDRSKISKDVYENFRQWQRYKALARRHLSQSPDTEALSCFLIPVLRSLARLKPTMTLEEGLPLAVQEWEHTSNFDRMIFYEMAERFMEFEAEEMQIQNTQLMNGSQGLSPATPLKLDPLGPLASEVCQQPVYIPKKAASKTRAPRRRQRKAQRPPAPEAPKEIPPEAVKEYVDIMEWLVGTHLATGESDGKQEEEGQQQEEEGMYPDPGLLSYINELCSQKVFVSKVEAVIHPQFLADLLSPEKQRDPLALIEELEQEEGLTLAQLVQKRLMALEEEEDAEAPPSFSGAQLDSSPSGSVEDEDGDGRLRPSPGLQGAGGAACLGKVSSSGKRAREVHGGQEQALDSPRGMHRDGNTLPSPSSWDLQPELAAPQGTPGPLGVERRGSGKVINQVSLHQDGHLGGAGPPGHCLVADRTSEALPLCWQGGFQPESTPSLDAGLAELAPLQGQGLEKQVLGLQKGQQTGGRGVLPQGKEPLAVPWEGSSGAMWGDDRGTPMAQSYDQNPSPRAAGERDDVCLSPGVWLSSEMDAVGLELPVQIEEVIESFQVEKCVTEYQEGCQGLGSRGNISLGPGETLVPGDTESSVIPCGGTVAAAALEKRNYCSLPGPLRANSPPLRSKENQEQSCETVGHPSDLWAEGCFPLLESGDSTLGSSKETLPPTCQGNLLIMGTEDASSLPEASQEAGSRGNSFSPLLETIEPVNILDVKDDCGLQLRVSEDTCPLNVHSYDPQGEGRVDPDLSKPKNLAPLQESQESYTTGTPKATSSHQGLGSTLPRRGTRNAIVPRETSVSKTHRSADRAKGKEKKKKEAEEEDEELSNFAYLLASKLSLSPREHPLSPHHASGGQGSQRASHLLPAGAKGPSKLPYPVAKSGKRALAGGPAPTEKTPHSGAQLGVPREKPLALGVVRPSQPRKRRCDSFVTGRRKKRRRSQ